One genomic segment of [Phormidium] sp. ETS-05 includes these proteins:
- a CDS encoding cupin-like domain-containing protein: protein MQGELNLQTQQIQRLEYQLDIYHQIEKTSPKYGTIERVSRPSRQEFLEKYYLTNTPVILTDIMSNWPGLDLWNPDYLKAKYGDVLVEVQFNRTANPLYEIEKSKHKKTMPLGEYADLVVNGGFTNDYYMVPFNGNLYKEGLRGLFEEMDIFPEYLDPLNQNQIAFWFGPAGTVTPLHYDAISSLLTQVYGRKRIRLISPNQKHLVYNYQTYFSSVDLENPDLDKYPRFRDVNILETVLHPGEVMFMPVGWWHHVNGLDITISVSFMNFLFDNKYKSVPC from the coding sequence ATGCAGGGCGAGCTAAATTTACAAACCCAGCAAATCCAAAGGTTGGAATACCAACTAGACATTTACCATCAAATAGAAAAAACCTCCCCCAAATATGGCACAATAGAAAGAGTCAGCCGCCCCAGTCGCCAAGAATTTCTGGAAAAATATTATCTCACCAACACCCCGGTAATTCTCACCGATATCATGTCCAATTGGCCTGGTTTAGACTTGTGGAATCCAGACTATCTCAAAGCCAAATACGGCGATGTGTTGGTTGAAGTGCAGTTTAACCGCACAGCCAACCCACTCTATGAAATCGAGAAATCCAAGCACAAGAAAACCATGCCTTTGGGGGAATACGCCGATTTAGTAGTTAACGGCGGATTTACCAACGATTATTATATGGTGCCTTTCAACGGCAATTTATACAAAGAAGGATTGCGGGGATTATTCGAGGAGATGGACATCTTCCCGGAATACCTAGACCCCCTAAATCAAAACCAGATTGCCTTTTGGTTCGGACCTGCAGGCACAGTCACCCCCCTGCACTACGATGCTATCAGCAGCTTACTCACTCAAGTATATGGGCGCAAGCGCATCCGCCTGATTTCTCCCAACCAAAAACACCTGGTGTACAACTACCAAACCTATTTCAGTAGCGTAGATTTGGAAAATCCCGATTTAGACAAATATCCCCGCTTCCGGGATGTTAATATCTTGGAAACGGTTTTACATCCGGGAGAGGTGATGTTTATGCCTGTGGGGTGGTGGCATCACGTCAATGGGCTGGATATTACCATATCCGTTTCCTTTATGAATTTCCTGTTTGACAATAAGTACAAGTCTGTGCCTTGCTAG
- a CDS encoding 2OG-Fe(II) oxygenase, with the protein MTNEANLKESDGVNVMLLLKGGNNFELSFPTADTPLLRELFQVLLTRSTPGVPNRLFKIPIQDGKASMYFPSDSLIAIATDPPMLVDNNGLIAYRYQQAELPSNYLAGAHYLQIDDFLSQEECQKLLDFVIAKESEFVASGTYGGPEDGRQSKVLYNPGDWGSLMRDRLNYILPDVLEQLVLSPFEPTQIDLQITAHNNSHYYKPHSDNNSPETAKRQLSYVYYFHRQPKAFTGGELRMYDPHIEDGEWRHSHTFKTIEPRHNSIVFFCSGHIHEVCPVTCPSQNFADSRFTMNGWIYR; encoded by the coding sequence ATGACTAATGAAGCCAATTTAAAAGAATCTGACGGCGTTAATGTGATGCTGCTGCTCAAAGGTGGCAATAACTTTGAGTTGTCTTTTCCCACAGCCGATACACCCCTGCTCCGGGAACTGTTCCAAGTCTTGCTGACACGCTCCACTCCAGGAGTCCCCAACCGGTTGTTTAAAATTCCCATCCAAGATGGCAAGGCGTCCATGTATTTTCCCAGCGATTCTTTAATCGCGATCGCTACAGACCCTCCCATGTTGGTAGATAATAACGGCTTGATTGCCTACCGCTACCAGCAAGCCGAGTTACCCTCTAATTATTTAGCAGGGGCGCATTACCTACAAATTGATGACTTTTTATCGCAAGAAGAATGCCAGAAGCTCCTGGATTTTGTTATCGCTAAAGAGTCAGAATTTGTGGCTAGTGGCACATATGGGGGACCAGAAGATGGCCGCCAATCGAAAGTGCTGTATAATCCAGGGGACTGGGGGTCGCTGATGCGCGATCGGCTCAACTACATTCTCCCCGATGTCCTAGAGCAATTAGTCCTTTCCCCCTTTGAACCCACCCAAATTGACCTGCAAATTACCGCTCACAACAACAGCCATTATTACAAACCCCACAGCGACAACAACTCCCCCGAAACCGCCAAACGTCAACTATCATACGTTTATTACTTCCACCGCCAACCCAAAGCCTTCACCGGCGGCGAATTGCGGATGTACGACCCCCACATAGAAGACGGCGAGTGGCGTCACTCCCACACCTTCAAAACCATAGAACCCCGACATAACAGCATCGTCTTTTTCTGTAGCGGTCACATCCACGAAGTCTGTCCCGTCACCTGTCCCTCGCAAAATTTCGCCGATAGCCGCTTCACCATGAACGGCTGGATTTATCGCTAA